CGAAGGCGATCTCCAAGCGAGCCTTCCAAGgtcttcaaagtctctaccTCGGTGGGAGACAAGACGGGTAACTCTATAGTCGTGTTTTTCTCTCGTTCTAGGCGTGAAATCTCTTCTTGGTACTAAGAAAGTACAGTTCCCTGCTCTGCGAGGACACTGTCGAGTTGTGATGCCTCGACTACCAACTGCTCTTGCTCTTGCGCCAATGCATCTAGACGCCCTTGAACAGAAGTTAACGAAGCCTCTGTGGCTTGATAATCTCCTGAAACAGCTTGCTGAAATGACCAGACTTGAGCCAGTGATGAGTCTATCATGGTTAGCTGATGAGCTCTGACATCTGGACTCAACTTCTCTAAGGAAATAGCACGCAAGGAAGAATATTCAGTCGAGGCGGCCATAAGTTCggcaatcttgatcttcaaggaGGAGGAATCAACGTTAAAGTTGTCAATCACTGAAACAAACTTCGACAAATCCTCATTAAGCAACGGGAGGTCTTCTAGTGGACACTTAGAAATCCTCGCCTCAATATGGCCCTTGATCTCCATTGCTGCACCAAGACTTATGCGATGGATGAGTCGCTCAGTACCGCTAAGATTCGGTCCTCTCAAAGAGATCTCAGAGCTAGCTGGCAAAGGCGTTGGACGCATGACGGGTTCTTGCATACCCCCACCCACACGTGGCAAACTCGGGAAGTTCGACGGATTCGGAACAATCTCTACACCAGGAGGATCCCCGATATCCCCGTCTGTAGGTAGGTTACCTGCAAATAGCATCTCCGTATAGGAATAAACATCTGCAGTTGCCAAATCAAAATGACGGgaaggcccaacctaaagaagacaaagaaagatgttagaaatAAAAGCCAAAACGAAAAAAGCAGAAGAAATCATGAGAGAAAATAAAGGatatacatctctctcaaatggCTCACGGTCATCGAATTGAGGAGTTCTaaacacttctttcttcttgtGACGGAAATTGACATCACTGTCAGCCTGAGCATCCTCAAGTGGTCGCTTGTTTGAAACTCGTGGACGCTGCTGCAAAATAAATCCATCTTCGTGCGAGTCACCTTCATCCCCCACCTCTTCAGAAGCATCCGGATGTCGAGGAGACAAGCATGGACGTTGAAGAGTTAAAGCTACAGGTCTATCTTGTAAGGGAGCCGCACTCGCGCGATCAAGGGGTGCCATTCGCATAGAAACCACAGGACAACCCTCTCTCGACGTATCATCACTTAAGTGAGAAGAATTGGCGCCACTTGCCGTCCCCGAGTTCTCATAATGTGTCTTTGACCACCAACGTGCGTAAACACGGGTCACTGGATTACTTCTGAACTCATCATTGGCCGGCAGCGTAATAACAGCATTTGTGCATGAACGggtacaagactcccaatgcatGTACACGGCTTGCAGGGATACCGATGGGTTCCTTTCCTTCAACTTGCCTGGCTCActttggacaaaaccaaattgcctgctGAAACGGTGGGGGCTATATGACTGGATGATACATCGGTCTTCTTGCCGCAAAGAAACAAACCCCGAGCGAAGGCttataagataagacaagtcCGAGAAGCGGAGATGCGAGTTGTCTACGATGCCTCGCCGCACCGAGCCAACTCTCGCTAAGGGGtccatcctcaaatcttcacaactCTTAAATAGCGCTCGCGCTTGCAAATCGTCAAGGTTCTTCGCGGAGAGCACACCAGAATACTTCGTCATCAAAGGCCCTAGCTTGGCTCCGGTCGATGAGGAAGGTCTTGACTTATCCAGAGTCGACAGAGAAAAATGAGTGCCAAAATattcacccaaccaaccatacacatagtggTAAGGAAGCACCGCAGCACGATCTTCAGTGCTTGCCGAGTCAGAAACCATGCTCAAGCCGTTGTAAATGCTGGCTAAGACCGGAATAGCGAGGCTAAAAGACTCAcctgcagccatcttgctagcaactTTGAAAACTCCAGGGCGAACTAAGTTGACGTCGCCTGCGGGGAAAACAAAtttacaaagccaacaagctaagaaagcaGCCAGGTAAGACTCCTCCACATGCTCTGGTGCTATGCCGAGATCCTCAAATGCTCTCAACTCGTCAGAAGAGCGACGCCTGGTTGCGCCAATAACACCGGACGGGTCTGAGTCGCCCTTTGGCCTAGTGGTCTTGTTACGACCAATTCTCTTCAAAGGCTTCTTATACCTCATGGCCTCCCAGTATCAGAATCGGATCCATGAGGAAATCCTCACGCCTGATTTACCTCGAGCATCCTGGAAAAGCCTGTGATACGCCCAAAACAAATAGCGGCAACTGGCAGGCAATCCTCGGTTATTACAAAGAGAAAGGTCCTCTGCGCTGGGAACAACCTCGTCGTAAAACTTGCCTTGGATCGGCAAACCTCCTATCCTGTGAagatcccaaagtgaaattgacatctccccttgcgctgtgtgaagtgtgttggtggccgaacaccaACACTCTAAGAACGCACGAATAACGGAAGGATGGCGATCGTAACTAAACAAAGACGCATACACAGCGTGGTAAAGGTCCACCTTAGTGAGCACATCCTTAGATCGGCTTAAGACATCTTCGAGCCACTCCCAATAAAACTCATCAAAAACGGCCTCTCCAGCAGTAGACAAGGTACCATTCCAAGCCTTGGCTCCAATGCGGAtgtgatcaccaagaagcttaaaTGAGGCCGAATGATTGTCACCGGCATGGTGCGACggattcaagataagaatcTTCGAGATGCGCGTCTTCTTCTTCGTATATGCTTGGACAGAATCCACCACATCCCAAGATACTTCGgaagaccacgacttaatatgcatggagTTATCTTTCGCGGGAAGAGCAAGCACTTTAGGACCGGTCAGTGGCTCGTAAAGCTTCAACGTCGTTCCTCTGTCTTGCAAGTCACCGGCCTGGGCAAGAATGGTAAGGGTGCCGCCCTTAAAGCACTTAAAAAATACCATGacctcgaaaaaaaaaataaataaataaatcagcagCAACACGGCAAAGCGGGTAGCTACGAGACAATCCTTCCAAGCGACAAcaaaaaggcactacacaacgAAACCCCGTTGCAGTCCCTTGTGCAAACCCTAGGCAGCAGAAGGCACAAATATGCTCACACCCTGCTCACTCCAAATACCACGCCTCTGAAAGCTTCGTAATTAAAGATCCCTAGCATTACGACAAAGAAATCCATCAGTGAAGGAGCGCACattatgagaaattttatatatGTGCAGACTGggacaaacaaatatatatatatatatgcatgcagatGGCGGGACATAGaaacaaatacatatatatatatatatgcatgcagagGACCCCACGCCAGCCAAAGGAacaaatgcatatatatatatatggaaagtCAGCATGCGGATGACAAGTGATGGGACaagcaaacatatatatatatatatgcatacagTGGACGGCATCAAAGAacaaatgcatatatatatatacatgcatgtgGATGACAAGACAAGCAagcaaataaaatatatatatatgtacaagcaagcaaataaaatatatatacatataagcaagcaaataaaatatatatacatgcatgcaAACGACGGGACAGACCAAGTAccagccatatatatatatgcatgcagagATCCAGGTGACAAGGGGATCTCGATCAAGAACGGCCTGCAACCATGCTCACGCCCTCCTGTAATCCTGCTCTGCGCACCCAAACCAACTCAAACGAATCCACGCTGTCGTCCTCACGACCGGCCTCTCGATCAAGAACAGCCTGCAACCCCAATCTAACCTACGATCACATGCTCCCTAGCATTTCGTTGGAATGCAAACGGATCGTCTCCCTGCTGCAGAGGGCCAACATTTCCAACTTGATTGGGGTTCAGGGTGCAGTTAATATCCAAGGAGAGGATCAGAAGAAACTTGATGTTGTCTCCAATGAgtgttttctctttctctctctggtcTCTGTGGCTCAAAGTAGCAGCGGCTGCAAAAAGTTCAAATGAAAATGAGGAAGAGGAAGGGGGCACGGTCCACGGTCCTTCAAcaaatgccaaaaaaaaaaaaaaaaaaaaaaaaaccagtgaTGATCTGCTCAGTCAGATACGGGTGCTTAGAGAATGGTGGCTATGCTCAATGATAAGGGCAAGGATGACAAAGGTGATGCGGCAAGGATGGTGGTTGTGCAATGGCTCGGCAGTAACAGTAAGAAGCAGCGAGCATGCAGTAGCTGCACAATCGGCCGCGAAATTGTTGCGTAGTTGGGGTGTTCAGAGAAGCAAGCAAACCTGCGCAAATACGAAGCAGCAAGCTTTGGTGCCTAAAAGCCTTACGGGAAGGCTTACTTATACACCCCAAAACAGACCAACATTACAGAACACATGCCGCGAATGATGATACTCACATGCAGCAATCTTTTGTTAAAGGTGGAAAAGCTTTAAACGCCCATATTTACCTGCCAGCAAGCAGCATATTTGGGGAAAAAACAAAGACATACAGCTTTAGCTGTATGTGTGAGATTGAATAATCACCACGTAGGTCATCTTCCTACCGTCGGATATCTAATGGCCGCTTGGTGTCAGCACATCGTGTGTTGATCTTTTGGCCTCAATGGCCTTTTATCCTGATCTGGACGACAAGATCAAAACAACCAGGTTCAAGGATCAAGCAGACGATACACAAGGCAAGGCCATACTGCCTGAGCTACAAACCGACGGCATAGATACTTCTTTGTTACGACATGGACATGAGGAGCATCTGTTCGAGAAGGCGCTCACCATCTTAGACGAACGAGAAGCACGTGGACGTGCTGACGGCGTCGCTGTCGCTTAAGAATGATGCTAACGGTGACGGCACCAAGCTCACCGACACAGGGATTAAGTATGTTGAAGAGGCCGTATTCAAATGATGCGTGCTGACGCTGTTCCTGGGTCCGCCACCTCCATGGCATACATTTCCAGGTCATGCATCCATTTTCCCTTATCTGTTCATACTTTCTGAGTGGTCAGACAAAGGGAGATCGGACATCACTCAAAACGCTCGAAATCTGAAGAAAAGCAAAGGCAGAGGTGCAAAGCAAAagtgaaaaggaaaaggaaaagagataaaaaaaatatatatataataataataataataatattaaaaaaaaaaaaaaatatttattacgGTTCATTTTGTCTGccaagagacagagagagttggtaaaataaataaataaaataaaataaataaaataaaataaaataaataaaaataaagaaaagatgTACATATAGACACTAAG
Above is a window of Malus sylvestris chromosome 15, drMalSylv7.2, whole genome shotgun sequence DNA encoding:
- the LOC126601933 gene encoding uncharacterized protein LOC126601933; its protein translation is MVFFKCFKGGTLTILAQAGDLQDRGTTLKLYEPLTGPKVLALPAKDNSMHIKSWSSEVSWDVVDSVQAYTKKKTRISKILILNPSHHAGDNHSASFKLLGDHIRIGAKAWNGTLSTAGEAVFDEFYWEWLEDVLSRSKDVLTKVDLYHAVYASLFSYDRHPSVIRAFLECWCSATNTLHTAQGEMSISLWDLHRIGGLPIQGKFYDEVVPSAEDLSLCNNRGLPASCRYLFWAYHRLFQDARGKSGVRISSWIRF